A window of the Lagenorhynchus albirostris chromosome 1, mLagAlb1.1, whole genome shotgun sequence genome harbors these coding sequences:
- the C1H15orf39 gene encoding uncharacterized protein C15orf39 homolog isoform X1 — protein sequence MAEKRPLGTLGPVMYGKLPRLEADSGPGHSLPPSAGNQEPCSYKGAYFSCPMGGPPKTESERLASWTPYPPLYPTSMAGPPLRADNLLTSCLLYRPPTESSEKVQDSGPVELLPFGAQAHSYPGPPLAAPKPVYRNPLCYGLSTCLGEGAAKRPLDVDWTLVTGSLLPPADPSCSLPPAPGKGQSLDGTFLRGVPAGTSGKDSSVSFSPCQAFLEKYRTIHSTGFLASKYAGPYSGDPKQALSEGPPSPWTQLAQPLGPACQDAVPTHYPLPHPAQALPCPPACRHPEKQGSYGSVLPPQPLGAHKGAGYPAGGLSSPYLRQQAAQTPYMPPVGLDTYSYPSAPLPAPSPGLRLEPPLAPRCPVDFAPQTLGFPYARDDLSLYGASPGLGGTPPSQNSVQAVPQPGAFQRACQPLPASQPCLEPARPAEKPVQEAEEKMWLPSCRREQPQPHLDEHPGAPIIIGDSPVPPTPPALPPCAQERQSLTQNEGTLPPSSPPMPIIDNVFSLAPYRDYLDVQAPEATAEPDPAPAPSESHDKDCRGSLPGREAPSRVHASLKEEVALDLSVKKTAAEAPPTKVPHPAGHAKPTAAVDVPGAGNTVSDMPGVGDTVSDRQVLKKVVTEAPDLPGVPVTTEATPRTNFHSSVAFMFRKFKILRPAPLPATVVPAVVPAVPTSAPAQPAPTPTPVPAGLQILTQPLPVACFNLALPSPPAVAMTSPASAPAPAPSPAPAPAPAPAPAPAPVVGPAPASTPATADSPEQHFAGLHASLCDAISGSVAHSPPEKLREWLEASGPWGRAAWQDCQGVQGLLSKLLSQLQSFVCTQQCPFPHVVRAGAIFVPIHLVKERLFPRLPPASVDHVLQEHRVELRPTTLSEERALRERALHGCTSRMLKLLALRQLPDIYPDLLGLQWRDCVRRQLGDFDTEAGSVPSSEPTVAREEPESLDLAWKLSAPKAKKPGRKPPTPGLEKAEATAGGGSRGDVLASPSLRLQLSLLPAQKMLRPTSTLCPLAPATRALTTCPRCSRFPAQAKPLPPETHVGPGGRCYVAHCPVRNAGHQTLLCAPLPGPRMCLPRAG from the exons ATGGCGGAGAAGCGGCCGCTGGGGACCCTGGGGCCTGTGATGTACGGCAAGCTGCCCCGCCTAGAGGCAGACTCTGGGCCCGGGCACAGCCTGCCCCCCTCTGCTGGTAACCAGGAGCCCTGCAGCTACAAAGGTGCCTACTTCTCCTGCCCCATGGGGGGTCCTCCGAAGACAGAGTCTGAGCGGTTGGCATCCTGGACCCCATACCCACCCTTGTACCCCACCAGCATGGCAGGACCCCCACTTCGGGCAGACAACCTTCTGACCAGCTGCCTGCTCTACCGCCCACCCACAGAAAGCTCCGAGAAAGTACAGGACTCTGGCCCGGTTGAGCTCCTACCCTTCGGTGCCCAGGCTCACTCCTACCCAGGCCCACCACTGGCGGCACCCAAACCTGTCTACCGCAACCCTCTGTGTTATGGGCTCTCAACCTGCCTGGGGGAAGGGGCAGCAAAGAGGCCCCTGGATGTTGATTGGACGCTGGTGACTGGATCCCTGTTACCCCCCGCCGACCCATCTTGTTCtctgcccccagctcctggcaaggGCCAGTCCCTGGATGGTACCTTCTTGCGTGGGGTGCCAGCTGGGACGTCTGGCAAAGACTCCTCGGTGAGCTTCTCCCCGTGCCAGGCATTCTTGGAGAAGTATCGGACCATCCACAGCACGGGCTTCCTGGCCTCCAAGTATGCAGGTCCTTACTCTGGGGACCCCAAGCAGGCATTGTCCGAGGGACCCCCCAGCCCTTGGACGCAGCTGGCCCAACCTCTGGGACCAGCCTGCCAGGATGCCGTGCCCACCCACTATCCGCTGCCCCATCCCGCACAGGCCCTCCCTTGCCCTCCAGCCTGTCGCCACCCAGAGAAGCAGGGCAGCTATGGCTCAGTGCTTCCACCGCAGCCTCTGGGAGCCCACAAGGGGGCCGGGTACCCAGCTGGTGGGCTAAGCAGCCCCTACCTGAGGCAGCAGGCAGCTCAGACACCCTATATGCCCCCAGTGGGGTTGGACACTTATTCCTacccctctgcccccctcccagcACCCTCGCCAGGCCTCAGGCTGGAGCCGCCTCTCGCCCCACGCTGCCCAGTGGACTTTGCTCCCCAGACGCTGGGCTTTCCTTACGCCCGGGATGACCTCTCTCTCTATGGAGCATCCCCAGGGCTCGGAGGGACGCCGCCTTCCCAGAACAGTGTGCAGGCTGTGCCACAGCCCGGTGCCTTCCAGCGGgcatgccagcctctgcctgcCAGCCAGCCATGCTTAGAGCCTGCAAGGCCTGCAGAGAAGCCAGTGCAGGAAGCTGAGGAGAAGATGTGGCTGCCCAGCTGCAGGAGAgagcagccccagccccacctcgaTGAGCACCCTGGGGCACCCATCATCATTGGCGATAGTCCAGTTCCACCCACCCCACCGGCACTCCCGCCCTGTGCCCAGGAGCGCCAGTCTCTTACGCAGAACGAGGGCACACTGCCACCCAGCTCCCCACCCATGCCCATTATCGACAACGTCTTCAGCTTGGCCCCCTACCGTGACTACCTGGACGTGCAGGCACCTGAGGCCACAGCTGAGCCAGACCCGGCCCCAGCCCCCAGTGAGAGCCATGACAAAGACTGCAGGGGATCTCTGCCTGGCCGGGAAGCCCCCTCGAGGGTGCACGCCTCACTTAAGGAGGAGGTGGCACTGGACTTGAGTGTGAAGAAGACCGCGGCAGAGGCCCCCCCTACCAAGGTCCCTCATCCCGCAGGGCATGCCAAGCCCACCGCAGCTGTGGATGTGCCAGGTGCGGGAAACACAGTCTCCGACATGCCAGGTGTGGGGGACACAGTCTCAGATCGGCAAGTCCTGAAAAAGGTAGTCACAGAGGCACCGGACCTGCCTGGGGTGCCAGTGACCACAGAGGCGACCCCAAGGACCAACTTCCACAGCTCTGTAGCCTTCATGTTCCGAAAATTCAAGATCCTCCGGCCAGCACCCTTGCCTGCAACTGTGGTTCCAGCCGTGGTCCCAGCTGTGCCCACCTCAGCCCCTGCTCAGCCTGCACCCACCCCCACACCTGTGCCCGCTGGACTACAGATTCTCACCCAGCCCTTGCCCGTGGCCTGCTTCAACCTGGCACTGCCCAGCCCTCCAGCTGTAGCCATGACCTCCCCCGCCTCGGCCCCTGCTCCGGCTCCATCACCTGCACCGGCTCCagctccggctccggctccggctccggctccaGTTGTAGGCCCCGCTCCAGCGTCTACTCCCGCCACAGCAGACTCCCCAGAGCAACACTTCGCAGGACTGCATGCCTCCCTGTGTGACGCCATCTCGGGCTCAGTGGCCCACTCCCCGCCGGAAAAGCTGCGCGAGTGGCTTGAGGCGTCTGGGCCTTGGGGCCGGGCGGCGTGGCAGGACTGCCAGGGTGTGCAGGGGCTGCTGAGCAAGCTGCTGTCCCAGCTGCAGAGCTTCGTGTGCACGCAGCAGTGCCCCTTCCCCCACGTGGTGCGGGCCGGGGCCATCTTCGTGCCCATCCACCTGGTGAAGGAGCGGCTCTTCCCGCGGCTGCCACCCGCTTCCGTGGACCACGTGCTGCAGGAGCATCGCGTGGAGCTGCGGCCCACCACGCTGTCGGAGGAGCGGGCCCTGCGGGAGCGCGCCCTGCACGGCTGCACGTCGCGCATGCTGAAGCTGCTGGCGCTGCGCCAGCTGCCCGACATCTACCCTGACCTGCTGGGCCTTCAGTGGCGAGACTGTGTACGCCGCCAGCTGG GTGACTTTGACACTGAGGCTGGATCTGTGCCCTCCTCAGAGCCCACCGTGGCCAGAGAGGAGCCAGAGAGCCTAGACCTGGCTTGGAAGTTGTCTGCCCCCAAAGCCAAAAAGCCGGGGAGGAAGCCACCAACCCCTGGCCTGGAGAAAGCAGAGGCAACTGCTGGAGGAGGGTCCCGAG GTGATGTCCTCGCTAGCCCTTCACTCAGGCTGCagctctccctgctcccagcccagAAGATGCTGAGGCCGACAAGCACGCTGTGCCCGCTAGCTCCGGCCACACGGGCCCTCACCACATGCCCACGGTGCAGCCGTTTCCCTGCTCAGGCAAAGCCTCTCCCTCCTGAGACCCATGTGGGTCCTGGTGGTCGCTGCTATGTAGCCCACTGCCCAGTGAGGAATGCTGGTCACCAGACCCTATTGTGTGCCCCTCTGCCAGGACCGAGGATGTGCCTGCCAAGGGCTGGGTAA